From the Xenopus laevis strain J_2021 chromosome 7L, Xenopus_laevis_v10.1, whole genome shotgun sequence genome, the window TAGACTGTAAGTTCTACAGGCAAGGTCCTCCTTCCtgaatctctgtatatttactcttatttattatatttatttacgaTTACGCAGCACTTTATCTAATCTTATTATACAGCGCTGAGTATTCATGTAACACCTTATAAATAGTCTACAGAATATTTAGTTTTTCACCTGCTAAAGCAGCCCGGCGggtgggggtcgctgaccctttaaatagatacatttagttgatccatttcttatgtttctccctgctgagcagaatctctgggtttcattacaggcagctgttagaattgatacaatagttactaatactccagagatgctgctgagaaatggatcaactcaatgttgtaaaattgtaaccgttaaaagggacattcaactttaaactttgattttggaaaaacagtaaaaaatggaaagtaattgaaaaaaagtttatttctggggaacaatctgacaactgaaatgaaaaaagtgtttgggaggTGAACATCCCTTTTAAAGGACATTGAGAAGTGGATTAATTCTGCTGCACGTCCGATAAGTGGGTTTTATTGTTATGCCAGTGATAGTTACCCTTTATATTTTGTGGCTGTTGGAAATATTGTGCTcatacatcagtccctgcaccagtggagcttacaatctaagttccccattataaacatacagtatccTCTCGAGGGGGCAATTAACTTGCCTTTGTGATATCTGAGTAGTTCCAGAGCCAGGCAATGAGTGTCAGCTCCATGGCTCAGCAGCAGTAGGTGCAAGTGCAGTTTTTGGGAGCCCTAACAGCTTCCTGTATAAACACTCGTGTGTTTCCCATCTGTCACCACAGCGAGAGTTTCCAATTCATAAAATCACTATAGCAACACTGGTAATGACCCGCCCATGACACTATAACTCTGGTTTAACCTTTGTGCTTCTTGCAGGGTAACGGGAGTTGCATTAACACTTTGTGTCATTTGCAGGATTCAGTCCCAGAGGAGGAGGTCGAGGTGGATTTGGAGGCCGAGGAGGGTCTGGAGACAGAGGTGGATTTGGAGGCCGCGGAGGGTTTGGAGAacgaggaggaggaagaggcgGGTTTAGAGGAGGATTTGGTGGGCGTGGCCGCGGAGGAGGTGATCGCGGGGGCCGAGGAGGAGGATTCAGAGGTGAGTGTCGTGATCTTTCTAAACTTTTCAGTAGAATTTTATGGTtctcaatttaaagggatactgtcatgggaagacatgtttttgttttgttttttcaaaacacatcagttaatagcgctgctccagcagaattctgcactgaaatccatttctcaaaagagcaaacagatttttttatatttcattttgaaatctgacatggggctagacgttttgtcagtttcccaggtgtccccagtcacttgactgctctgataaacttcttcCCCCTTCTGGGATAAAGTTATATTTCAGGTAAAATCATCAATGTGGCTCTGGGGCCCCCCGTAAGGTTCTGTAGCCGTGAAGCAAATTCCTCGGCCCTTATAGAAGGGGTTCTGCGCCCAGATATGAGCTCACATCCCATATATTTGGGTTTCTTCTGCATGTTGGGTGCTGCTTCCTTTCTTGGGTGGGTGGGGGACGGGTAAAGCAGTGACTCTGCATTTGTTTCTTACCTTCTGCTTAACCGTGGATATTGATTGAGACATTCTGTGCTTGGTCAGGTGGGAGAGGCGGCCCCCGAGGAGGAtttggaggaggaagaggaggatttggcggaggaagaggaggatTTGGAGCAGGAAGGAAAGTGATAGTAGAGCCTCACAGACATGAAGGTAATGTGTGCCCTTGTGAATGGGAGAATTAACTTCCCTAGACACAACCTACCCACCCTTCCCATGAGCCCCCGACAATGAGTAactgtccccttgtgcctctccCAGGAATCTTTATCTGCCGAGGGAAGGAGGACGCTCTTGTGACCAAAAACCTTGTTCCTGGGGAGTCTGTGTATGGGGAGAAACGCATCTCTGTGGAGGTGAGTTCCCCTGAAAGCAACACTCTGATTGGGCAACACAGGGAGTCGTAGTTCAGCCGGAGCTTTGTGGGTATCATTGCGCTGCTACATTCTAGACTCTGGGTAACCCCACAATGTTTCTCTCCGTAGGACGGGGAAATTAAGACTGAATACAGAGCCTGGAATCCTTTCCGCTCGAAGATCGCGGCGGCCATTCTGGGAGGAGTCGATCAGATTCACATAAAACCCGGGGCTAAAGTTCTGTATCTGGGGGCTGCGTCTGGAACCACCGTCTCGCACGTCTCCGATATTGTGGGCCCCGTAAGTACTGGGTGCGGGGTTAAATGTTTGGTTTTACCCCCTCTCTGCCCACTAACCCAGCATTATGTTTATATGGGGGTGGGGACGGGAGGGATGTGTGTGCCACCCACAGGGTTCTACTCCCCTCAAACTTATTCTGGGggtgtaaaatgaatgtttaatgTTCCAGGAGGGGCTGGTGTACGCCGTCGAGTTCTCCCACAGATCAGGCCGAGATCTCATTAATGTGGCGAAGAAACGGACAAATATCATTCCGGTGATTGAAGACGCCCGGCACCCGCACAAGTACCGCATGTTAGTGGGTGAGTCACATTCTATCGACGGTCTCTTTGTGACGTCATTCATTGGGTCCTCAACTCTGATCCCCGGTGTAACAGTGTTTTTGTTTTGCGGCAGGAATGGTGGACGTGGTCTTTGCAGACGTGGCACAACCTGATCAGACCAGGATCGTCGCCCTCAATGCCCATAACTTCCTGAAGAACGGGGGCCACTTTGTCATATCCATCAAGGTGGGTGCGGCCTCCTCTTGTCTCCTTGTTTATCACATGTACAACCCACCCCCAATGAAACCAGTGGGCTCATACTGTAAGGGGGACGGTGCCATGAGTTAATTGGTCTTTCCAGTGAAGGGAGTGAAGCTCAAGGTGTAGGGAgctaaaggaaaactgtaccccgaacaacgtaggtctctataaaaagatattgcataaaacagctcatatgtaaaatcctgcttcatgtaaataaaccattttcataatatacttttctagtagtatgtgccattgggtaatttataaatagaaaatttggcATTTTGAGAAATAAgtgctgccccctgggatcctatggttcactgtgcacacaaacaaaccatacatgttaggtcacatgagccaattaacagatagagttgtgtcttttgcttccacacttcttcctgttacagttagagctgcagtatttctggtcaggtgatctcttcctgttacagttagagctgtagtatttctggtcagctgatctcttcctgttacagttagagctgcagtatttctggtcagctgatctcttcctgttccagttagagctgcagtatttctggtcagctgatctcttcctgttacagttagagctgcagtatttctggtcaggtgatctctgaggcagcacacagaccatcacaaaatggtggttcaaggcaagagatgtaaaagggcaatcttGTAAACAGGgagattggtttttttttttttttttttttttttgctctgccgGTGCTAGAATAAATTTGTTAGTGTTTCAATCCTCAATGAAGGGTTACCGCAATCCCATATTAATCTGTGAAATAatagttagaggagagcactcatagaagcagatactgctaaaacattttattattgactacaaatcccacgacatgtttcaggcatGGCgcttttgaaagcagtatctgcttctatgacTGCTCTCCTCTTAACTACTATTTCAcggatataaaagggcaatatttacttaaatatatattccagtttgataagattcttaaatatgtcaCTTGattttgatataaattatctgttgcttaaatgttcaatgcgggggtatagtttccctttaaagaatccaagctggaatatatatttaagtaaatattgcccttttacatctcttgccttgagccattttgtgatggtctgtgtgctgtctcagagatcacctgaccagaaatactgcagctctaacaggaagagatcacctgaccagaaatactgcagctctaactgtaacaggaagaagtgttgaagcaaaagacacaactctgtttaATTGGctcgtgacctaacatgtttttgtgcacagtgaatcgtacgatcccagggggcggtccctgttttttaaaatggcaattttctatttatgatttacccaatggcacatactactaaaagtatattctgaaaatggtttatttacatgaagcagggttttacatatgagctgttttatgcaatatctttttatagagacctacattgtttgggggtatagttttcctttaatatgttacTTAATACAAACAATCTGAATATtcgttctgggggtatagttttactttaggAATTGGCTCCCATGAATACTTGGTGGCTTTCTATGTCCCTTGTTTGTATCGGGTtctgtataatattattattattatttgaactagagatgcaccaaatccaggattcggcctttttcagcaggatttggatttggccgattcCATTTGCccagctgaatcctaatttgcgtatgcaggAAAAAGGgggaccttttgtcacaaaacaatgaagtaaaaggtgttttcccctttcccacccctaatttgcatatgcaaattaggattgggttcggtattcgggcaaattttttgcaaaggGTTTCGGCCGAATAGAACATAGTGGATTCTgcgcatccctaatttgaacACTGCTGCTAATGGCTTGAACCCTCTCTCTTTACCCCGCAGGCAAACTGTATTGACTCCACGGCAGCCCCAGAGGCTGTTTTTGCTGCAGAAGTAAAGAAGATGCAACAAGAGAACATGAAGCCGCAGGAGCAGTTGACGCTGGAGCCGTACGAGAGGGATCACGCAGTGGTGGTCGGGATATACAGGTGAGGAGGAGCTGCCCTGCTGATTGAGCTGCTGATTGAACTTCTTTAATGCAGTCGGACAGCAATTTAAATAtcgcttttgtttgtttttttttctccaccatCCAGACCACCCCCCAAACAGAAGAAATAATCAGGACCAGACTGAAGATTTATTGTAAACGGACTTTATAATCTAAGAAGTTGCCCAAACAGAGACTGATGTTTAAGGGTTAATGGTGTCATCGCAACGTACAGCAACGATCTGCTCTTCTGTGGCCTAttagggggggggagagggttgGACTTGTGGCCCCCAGCTGACATGAGCTGGAACTGCTGTGGCcgagaggttgctgggagttgcagttcatctCAGCTGGGGGGCCTTAAAGTGTCACTCTGCTTCACGTGAGGCCACAGActgttattttatagtttttttttatatagcaataacaaaacGATTAAACCCCTTATTTAGCTGCCCCGCCCCCTTTCCCACTGGCCACTCCCCCTGCAGCTGATTCTGATGTATAAGAGTCTGCACCGTGCGGCCCCATCCATAGTGCGCTTTGGGGGTGTCTCTGTTGCTATTTCTGTTCTGCAAGTTTCCATGGGAACCGcagagaattttctttttttttatgttttctaagaaagaggaaaaacttgaaaatgaaacGCAGACGAGATGGAAATTGTTTAATTAAAGCGCCAGTGTGTGAAACAATCTCTGGAATTTTTACCAATCTGATCCGGCGAGTTCTATAGGGGGGGCCCCTGTGCTGAGCTCGGGCCCCAATCTTCCCAGGCTCCTCCCATTATAGACTTATGTTTTATTTCTGCCTCAGTGTGGGGAGGTTAGGGTTAACGAGATTTTGTAGAGggcatttagtatgttatacaatggctaattctaagacaattttcaattgatcttcatttgttttgtttttttttcttctactttttgaattatttgccttctgactctttctaggtttcaaatggggtctaaaaaacaaatggtctgtaagggcagagacacgcgctgctATTGCGACAAATCactttttcttcgggcgactaatctcccagaactggcAGCTGGAATTTAAATCGccgtcaggatggcactcggatcgctccAGCTTTCAGAAGTGTTCCAACTGCCaccccgccggtgattttcattctagctgccagttctgggagattagtcgcccgaagaaaaagcaatttttcactggcaactaatctcctaaaattgcagcgtgtgtctctgccgtaacactctacatttatttttactgttactttttattactcacctttctattcaggcctctcctattcatattccagtctcgtatttaaatcagtgcatggttgctaggggaatgtggaccctggcaaccagatggctgaaatagcaaactggagagctgctgaataaaaagctaaataactcaaaaaccacaaataataaaaaaattaaaaccaattgcaaattgtcccagaatgtcactcatagtaaaagttaatttaaagataaacaaaccctttaagcggGCAGATCTGATTGGCTACTGGCAGCCCAGCTACAAGGGCCTGAGAATCTCCAGGGGTAGGTACTCACCATTGGTGCTGCCCAAACCCTGATATAGTAAATGCTGCTGGGGCAGAACATGTAGTGTTGGTTGTTATTGGCACTAATCAGTGGGCGGAGGGAGATTACTAATAGAGGGGTGTGTAATGCAACAGTGAGGCACTAGGGGGCAGCACAGCCCAGtggaatattaaagggaaactgtcgtgggaaaaaatattttttcaaaactcagttaatagagctgctccagtcatgtgacttgtgctctgataaacttcagtcactctttactgctgtactgtgaGTTAGGGT encodes:
- the fbl.L gene encoding rRNA 2'-O-methyltransferase fibrillarin-like; this encodes MRPGFSPRGGGRGGFGGRGGSGDRGGFGGRGGFGERGGGRGGFRGGFGGRGRGGGDRGGRGGGFRGGRGGPRGGFGGGRGGFGGGRGGFGAGRKVIVEPHRHEGIFICRGKEDALVTKNLVPGESVYGEKRISVEDGEIKTEYRAWNPFRSKIAAAILGGVDQIHIKPGAKVLYLGAASGTTVSHVSDIVGPEGLVYAVEFSHRSGRDLINVAKKRTNIIPVIEDARHPHKYRMLVGMVDVVFADVAQPDQTRIVALNAHNFLKNGGHFVISIKANCIDSTAAPEAVFAAEVKKMQQENMKPQEQLTLEPYERDHAVVVGIYRPPPKQKK